The Mytilus trossulus isolate FHL-02 chromosome 13, PNRI_Mtr1.1.1.hap1, whole genome shotgun sequence genome has a segment encoding these proteins:
- the LOC134694204 gene encoding angiopoietin-related protein 7-like — protein sequence MSYFKVIQRRQDGYTNFYREWEDYKNGFGEPTGEFWLGNEHIYKLTSAGGYQLLVTLEDWNGDRSYATYNTFSLGNEASGYKLTIGGYSGTAGDSMSYNNGRVFSTKDRDNFYKCAQQNVGAWWYGSCTFSNLNGEYLRGKTSSDKRSERGVIWSHWKGNSYSLKKSEMMIRKQ from the exons ATGTCGTATTTCAAGGTTATACAAAGGAGACAAGACGGTTATACGAATTTCTACCGAGAATGGGAAGACTACAAAAATGGTTTTGGCGAACCGACAGGAGAATTCTGGCTTG GTAACGAACACATTTACAAACTTACGTCAGCGGGAGGTTATCAGCTCCTGGTTACACTAGAGGACTGGAATGGTGACAGAAGCTATGCTACATATAATACTTTCAGTTTGGGAAACGAAGCTTCTGGGTATAAATTGACAATCGGAGGATACAGTGGCACTGCAG GAGATTCAATGAGTTACAACAATGGTCGAGTATTCAGTACTAAAGACCGTGACAATTTTTACAAATGTGCACAGCAGAACGTCGGGGCTTGGTGGTATGGAAGTTGCACTTTCTCTAATCTAAATGGAGAATATCTTCGTGGAAAAACCAGTAGCGATAAACGTTCCGAAAGAGGTGTCATATGGTCTCACTGGAAAGGTAACAGTTATTCACTAAAGAAATCTGAGATGATGATTCGCAAACAATAG